A window from Kovacikia minuta CCNUW1 encodes these proteins:
- a CDS encoding POTRA domain-containing protein produces MTVPDASTIPAPPPQKPATPDKPVGSGLVVTATDVQIVGADPELQQVIRNTIKTQPGGQTSKSQLDQDVAEILDTGLFANASVSSRPDANGLNVVFTVEPIVVREVRLSGAQALTQPVAEDLFKPQLGATVSPSELTQAVQRINQWYAQSGYTLARVITLEPTREGVVIITVAEGLVGDVQIRFVNKQGKPVDEKGQPVTHRTQEGFVRDNIKLQPGQIFREDVVRQDLRRVK; encoded by the coding sequence GTGACGGTTCCTGATGCTTCTACAATTCCCGCCCCACCCCCCCAAAAACCTGCAACGCCTGATAAGCCAGTTGGTTCGGGTCTAGTGGTGACTGCAACAGATGTTCAAATTGTGGGAGCTGATCCGGAGTTGCAGCAGGTCATCCGGAACACGATTAAAACGCAACCCGGTGGGCAAACCAGCAAAAGCCAACTGGATCAGGACGTGGCAGAAATTCTGGATACCGGGTTGTTTGCCAATGCCAGTGTCAGCAGTCGCCCAGATGCAAATGGGTTGAATGTGGTATTCACAGTTGAACCGATCGTCGTCCGAGAAGTGCGGCTTTCTGGTGCCCAGGCTTTGACTCAACCCGTTGCGGAGGATTTATTTAAGCCCCAATTGGGGGCGACGGTTAGCCCCAGCGAACTCACGCAGGCAGTCCAGCGGATTAACCAATGGTATGCCCAAAGCGGCTATACATTGGCGCGAGTAATTACCCTGGAACCGACCCGCGAAGGAGTGGTGATCATTACGGTGGCAGAGGGATTGGTCGGCGATGTGCAGATTCGCTTTGTCAACAAGCAGGGCAAGCCTGTGGATGAGAAAGGGCAACCAGTGACCCATCGGACTCAGGAGGGCTTTGTTCGCGACAATATCAAGCTTCAGCCGGGGCAGATCTTTCGGGAAGACGTTGTGCGGCAAGACTTGCGGCGGGTTAAGTAG
- a CDS encoding BamA/TamA family outer membrane protein, whose amino-acid sequence MLEIKLPNGSRVRERRVGGGADLSYPLNPEWMGTLGVNYTNISMRDRKGNVFAVDREGNPLTLSGTGIDDLTTVSFAATRDQRDNPVNPGNGSFITLKTEQSIPIGRGEILGNRLEANYAQYIPTDLIKGLKGDQPQVFAFNVQAGTVLGDLPPYNAFVLGGTDSVRGYDFGEVGLSRSYVLASAEYRFPIYRFIGGVVFVDAATDLGSQDGVPGEPGIKRDRPGSGFGTGLGLRITSPIGIIRADFGINNGGDTQFHFGFGQKF is encoded by the coding sequence ATGTTGGAGATTAAATTGCCCAATGGTAGCCGAGTGCGGGAACGGCGGGTTGGGGGTGGAGCGGACTTGAGTTATCCTCTCAATCCAGAGTGGATGGGCACTTTGGGGGTGAACTATACCAACATCAGCATGCGCGATCGCAAGGGCAATGTGTTTGCGGTCGATCGGGAGGGCAACCCGTTGACCCTCAGTGGCACCGGAATTGATGACCTGACAACCGTTTCCTTTGCGGCAACCCGTGACCAGCGAGACAATCCGGTTAATCCCGGCAATGGTTCTTTCATCACGCTTAAAACCGAGCAATCTATTCCCATTGGGCGGGGAGAAATTTTGGGGAATCGCCTGGAGGCGAACTATGCCCAGTACATTCCTACGGATTTAATTAAAGGCTTGAAGGGGGATCAGCCCCAGGTGTTTGCGTTCAATGTCCAGGCTGGAACAGTGCTGGGGGATTTACCGCCCTACAATGCATTTGTGTTGGGTGGAACCGACTCTGTGCGGGGGTATGACTTCGGTGAAGTGGGTCTAAGCCGTAGCTATGTGCTGGCATCAGCGGAATACCGCTTTCCGATTTACCGCTTTATTGGTGGGGTCGTGTTTGTTGATGCGGCAACTGACCTGGGTAGCCAGGATGGGGTGCCCGGAGAACCAGGAATTAAACGCGATCGTCCCGGTAGTGGGTTTGGGACTGGCTTGGGCTTGCGCATCACTTCGCCGATCGGCATTATTCGTGCCGACTTTGGCATCAACAATGGCGGCGATACCCAGTTTCACTTTGGGTTTGGGCAGAAGTTCTAA
- a CDS encoding serine/threonine protein kinase, which yields MDTLIGTSLQGGKYTLDEELGRGGFGITFKATHHFLGHVVVIKTLNEGLRKDPNYYDFQRKFQDEARRLALCNHPNIVRISDYFVEADRAYMVMDYIPGPTLEEVVFPNHPLPEAIAVLYMRQIASALKVVHQNGLLHRDIKPQNIILRHGTDQVVLIDFGIAREFKPGSMQTHTNLISTGYAPIEQYMAREKRTPATDVYGLAATLYSLLTAQVPVASILRDRQPMPAPRDLVPSLSAAVNQAVLRGMAIEVRHRPASIDEWLSLLPGNSAPVSVTRPPDSAPASLPNRTGATVPLIPRHPTPQQTEPIIQPGSGAIQGRSPVIPAPRSSRFGPLSILVGLSALTLVGVTATALFFKGGQEQQPIVEQTNPAPSPSSITESPKPAPIKPSPSPSPSPQASQPTEEPTPPPDEKPAQPKPEDGSQSTQPIRGFPTGSSEGEIKATLGEPTSTNNGVWDNTRTALYEQSPNVTLGYIYDRATSKVRQTEASFAPSVDSLQMQVALNGMMGSQAPANVLDGLKKVARRQQNEYTFSTGNLKGIIQRNAQDRIYVAVWDADLHD from the coding sequence ATGGATACGCTGATTGGAACAAGCCTCCAGGGAGGAAAATACACCCTGGATGAGGAGCTGGGTCGGGGGGGATTTGGGATTACCTTCAAGGCAACCCATCATTTTCTGGGACATGTTGTTGTCATCAAAACCTTGAATGAGGGATTGCGAAAAGACCCGAACTATTACGACTTTCAGCGGAAGTTTCAGGATGAAGCTCGTCGGCTAGCGTTATGCAACCACCCCAATATTGTTCGGATTAGTGATTATTTTGTGGAAGCAGACCGGGCATACATGGTCATGGACTACATTCCCGGTCCAACGCTGGAAGAGGTGGTTTTTCCCAATCATCCTTTGCCAGAGGCGATCGCTGTTCTCTACATGCGGCAAATTGCCAGTGCCCTCAAGGTTGTGCATCAAAACGGCTTACTGCACCGGGATATCAAACCACAGAACATTATCCTGCGGCACGGAACCGATCAGGTGGTACTGATCGACTTTGGCATTGCCAGGGAATTTAAGCCCGGTTCCATGCAGACGCATACCAATCTCATTTCCACAGGCTATGCACCGATCGAGCAATACATGGCAAGGGAAAAACGCACCCCAGCAACGGATGTTTACGGACTTGCGGCGACCCTCTACAGCTTGCTGACCGCCCAGGTACCCGTCGCGTCGATTCTGCGCGATCGCCAACCCATGCCTGCGCCACGGGATCTGGTGCCCAGTTTAAGTGCGGCTGTCAATCAGGCAGTTCTGCGGGGAATGGCAATCGAAGTCCGTCACCGTCCTGCCAGTATTGATGAATGGCTGTCCCTTTTGCCAGGGAATTCTGCCCCGGTATCCGTCACCCGTCCCCCCGATTCTGCCCCAGCATCCCTCCCCAACCGAACTGGGGCAACGGTTCCCCTGATTCCCCGGCATCCAACCCCCCAGCAAACTGAACCAATCATTCAGCCCGGTTCTGGGGCAATTCAGGGGCGATCGCCCGTCATCCCTGCTCCCCGTTCCAGCCGATTCGGTCCGCTCTCAATTCTAGTGGGACTATCCGCATTAACCCTGGTGGGTGTAACTGCCACCGCTTTATTCTTCAAGGGGGGGCAGGAACAGCAACCCATCGTTGAGCAGACCAACCCTGCGCCTTCTCCATCCAGCATTACCGAATCGCCAAAACCTGCTCCCATCAAACCTTCGCCCTCCCCCAGCCCCTCCCCGCAAGCCAGCCAGCCGACCGAAGAACCCACCCCACCGCCTGACGAAAAACCCGCGCAACCGAAACCCGAAGACGGTTCCCAGAGTACCCAACCCATTCGGGGATTTCCCACAGGTTCCTCTGAAGGTGAAATTAAAGCGACTTTAGGAGAACCCACCAGCACCAACAATGGCGTTTGGGATAATACGCGCACAGCTCTCTATGAGCAGAGTCCCAACGTGACCTTAGGTTATATCTACGATCGTGCCACTAGCAAAGTCCGACAAACCGAAGCCTCCTTTGCTCCATCCGTAGATTCTCTCCAAATGCAAGTTGCCCTCAATGGCATGATGGGAAGCCAGGCTCCTGCAAACGTCTTAGATGGATTAAAGAAAGTCGCCCGCCGTCAGCAAAACGAATACACGTTTTCCACCGGCAACCTCAAGGGAATCATTCAACGAAATGCTCAAGACCGCATCTATGTCGCAGTTTGGGATGCGGATTTGCACGATTGA